The following coding sequences lie in one Mycteria americana isolate JAX WOST 10 ecotype Jacksonville Zoo and Gardens chromosome 15, USCA_MyAme_1.0, whole genome shotgun sequence genomic window:
- the P2RX1 gene encoding P2X purinoceptor 1 → MGQKCMEKVSSFLFEYDTPRMVLVRNKKVGLTFRLIQLIVLAYIIGWVFLYEKGYQSQDSIVSSVSVKMKGLTLTNESVMGPHIWDVVDYVFPPQGDSSFVVMTNFIVTPGQKQGTCPELPDAGLCSRDSDCSKGKYSRQGQGLMTGKCVHFNSSVKTCEIFGWCPVEVDDHIPNPALLSEAEKFTLFIKNSITFPRFKVSRRNLVESVTKQYLKKCTYHKVTDSLCPVFDLGYIVKESGQNFTFLAVKGGVVGITIDWNCDLDWPVRYCKPIYQFHGLYNDDSNVSPGFNFRYAKYYKENGTDKRTLYKVFGIRFDILVNGKAGKFDIIPTMTTIGSGIGIFGVASVLCDLLLLHFLQGRDYYKQKKFKYAEPEPSKLHKKEKELDNTQ, encoded by the exons ATGGGGCAGAAGTGCATGGAGAAGGTGTCCTCCTTCCTCTTCGAGTATGACACCCCCAGGATGGTGCTGGTGAGGAACAAGAAGGTAGGACTGACCTTCCGGCTGATCCAGCTCATCGTCCTGGCATACATCATCGG GTGGGTCTTCCTCTACGAGAAGGGCTACCAGTCTCAGGACAGCATCGTCAGCTCGGTCTCGGTGAAGATGAAAGGCCTTACGCTGACCAACGAGAGCGTCATGGGCCCTCACATCTGGGACGTggtggattatgttttcccaccCCAG GGGGACAGCTCGTTCGTGGTGATGACCAACTTCATTGTCACCCCTGGACAGAAACAAGGAACCTGCCCAGAG CTGCCGGACGCCGGGCTCTGCTCGCGGGACAGCGACTGCAGCAAAGGGAAATACAGCCGCCAGGGACAAG GGCTCATGACGGGCAAGTGTGTGCATTTCAACAGCTCTGTGAAGACCTGCGAGATCTTTGGCTGGTGCCCCGTTGAAGTTGATGACCATATTCCCAA CCCTGCCCTGTTGTCAGAAGCAGAGAAGTTCACCTTGTTCATCAAGAACAGCATCACCTTCCCCAGGTTCAAGGTGTCCAG GCGCAACTTGGTTGAGAGCGTTACCAAACAGTACCTGAAGAAATGCACCTATCACAAAGTCACCGATTCCTTATGCCCCGTGTTTGACCTGGGATACATAGTGAAGGAATCGGGTCAGAATTTTACCTTCCTGGCTGTTAAG GGTGGAGTGGTGGGCATCACCATAGACTGGAACTGTGACCTTGACTGGCCCGTCCGGTACTGCAAACCCATTTACCAGTTCCACGGCCTTTACAATGATGACAGTAATGTTTCACCAGGCTTCAACTTCAG ATATGCCAAATACTACAAAGAAAACGGGACAGACAAGAGGACGCTGTACAAGGTGTTTGGGATCCGGTTCGACATTTTGGTGAATGGCAAG GCAGGCAAATTTGACATCATCCCAACCATGACCACAATCGGCTCCGGGATTGGTATTTTTGGAGTG GCCTCTGTCCTCTGCGACCTGCTCCTGTTGCATTTTCTCCAAGGACGGGACTATTACAAGCAGAAGAAATTCAAATATGCGGAACCGGAACCT TCGAAGTTGcataagaaggaaaaggagctggACAACACACAGTGA